The following are encoded in a window of Armatimonas rosea genomic DNA:
- a CDS encoding sugar transferase, whose amino-acid sequence MSMVLQARSTPIRSVEHRLKRLVDVVVSGLVIFLLMPFFLVLAALIHFYDRGPVFFWQDRVGLEGAVFRFPKFRSMVVNAEAIRAQIEAQNQHGAEGVTFKMKNDPRITPVGRFMRRFSIDELPQFLCVFKGEMSLVGPRPALPKEVARYTEEDRRRLASVPGLTCLWQIEGRGDVPFPKQVELDAWYIENWTFWLDVKILLKTIPAVLAGRGAY is encoded by the coding sequence ATGAGCATGGTTTTACAGGCACGTAGCACCCCCATTCGGTCGGTAGAGCATCGGCTCAAGCGGCTGGTGGATGTCGTTGTCTCAGGGCTGGTGATCTTCTTACTGATGCCTTTCTTCCTGGTGCTGGCGGCGCTGATCCACTTCTACGACCGCGGCCCGGTCTTTTTCTGGCAGGACCGGGTGGGGCTGGAGGGGGCGGTCTTTCGCTTCCCGAAGTTCCGTAGCATGGTGGTCAATGCCGAGGCGATCCGCGCCCAGATCGAGGCACAGAACCAGCACGGCGCCGAGGGGGTGACCTTCAAGATGAAGAACGACCCGCGCATCACGCCCGTGGGCCGCTTCATGCGCCGGTTCTCCATCGACGAGCTCCCGCAGTTTCTCTGTGTCTTTAAGGGCGAGATGAGCCTGGTGGGGCCGCGCCCTGCCCTGCCCAAGGAGGTCGCCCGCTACACCGAAGAGGACCGCCGTCGCCTGGCATCGGTTCCGGGCCTGACCTGCCTCTGGCAGATCGAGGGCCGCGGCGATGTCCCCTTTCCCAAGCAGGTCGAGCTGGATGCCTGGTACATCGAGAACTGGACCTTCTGGCTCGATGTGAAGATCCTCCTCAAGACGATCCCAGCGGTGCTGGCAGGCCGCGGTGCGTATTAA
- a CDS encoding glycosyltransferase family 4 protein has protein sequence MHVIQVPRRFVRHEWGGTETVVLETARRLPAHGCTTAIFCPNALASSNHEVLEGVEIERFPYFYPYIGLKPGAREAMDKKGGNLFSFPLRQALLRLPELDLIHLHTMKRLGGIARQVAQARGIPYVVSLHGGAFDVPQDEAATWTEPTKGALEWGKALGWWVGSNRVLDEAAAILCVGENERKATQQRYPNQRVEWLPNGVDTQRFSQGDGPAFRAQQGIPSDAFLLLSVARIDAQKNQLLAVRALPELLTLNPKTHLLLIGAVTTPAYREELLSEARRLGVEGRLTLIPGLPPAELPDAYHAADLFLLTSRHEPFGIVLIEAWAAGLPVVASAVGGVPYLIEEGKTGFLFPSDEQAGLVQAIGRYTSLCPEPRQALIEHTRTLAFELYDWEKITARLVKIYSECTSKPRKSVER, from the coding sequence ATGCACGTGATTCAGGTTCCTCGTCGTTTTGTCCGCCATGAGTGGGGCGGCACCGAGACCGTGGTCTTGGAGACGGCACGCCGCCTCCCTGCCCACGGCTGCACCACCGCGATCTTCTGCCCCAATGCGCTCGCCAGCAGCAACCACGAGGTCCTAGAGGGCGTCGAGATCGAGCGCTTCCCCTACTTCTATCCCTACATTGGGCTCAAGCCCGGCGCGCGCGAGGCGATGGACAAGAAGGGAGGCAATCTCTTCTCGTTTCCGCTGCGACAGGCGCTCCTGCGGCTCCCCGAACTGGACCTGATCCATCTCCACACCATGAAGCGCCTCGGGGGGATCGCGCGGCAGGTGGCACAGGCGCGGGGGATTCCCTACGTGGTCTCGCTCCATGGCGGTGCCTTCGATGTCCCACAAGACGAGGCCGCGACCTGGACCGAGCCGACCAAGGGAGCGCTGGAGTGGGGAAAGGCACTGGGCTGGTGGGTGGGCTCCAACCGGGTGCTCGATGAAGCCGCGGCGATTCTTTGCGTGGGGGAGAACGAGCGCAAGGCAACCCAGCAGCGCTACCCCAACCAGCGGGTCGAGTGGCTCCCCAACGGAGTCGATACGCAGCGCTTCTCCCAGGGCGATGGCCCCGCGTTCCGTGCCCAGCAGGGGATCCCCTCCGATGCGTTTCTCTTGCTCAGTGTCGCGCGGATCGATGCCCAGAAAAACCAGCTTTTAGCGGTTCGTGCCCTGCCCGAGCTGCTCACCCTCAACCCCAAGACCCACTTGCTCCTGATCGGGGCGGTGACCACGCCAGCCTACCGCGAGGAGCTCCTGAGCGAGGCAAGGCGGCTGGGTGTGGAGGGGCGTCTCACCCTCATCCCTGGCCTGCCGCCCGCGGAGCTTCCCGATGCCTACCACGCCGCGGACCTCTTTTTGCTGACATCGCGCCACGAGCCCTTTGGCATTGTGCTGATCGAGGCCTGGGCGGCGGGGCTGCCCGTGGTCGCCAGCGCGGTGGGGGGCGTGCCGTATCTGATCGAGGAGGGCAAGACCGGATTTCTGTTCCCCAGCGACGAGCAAGCGGGGCTGGTGCAGGCAATCGGGCGCTACACAAGCCTCTGCCCCGAGCCACGCCAGGCGCTGATCGAGCACACGCGCACCCTCGCCTTTGAGCTCTACGACTGGGAAAAAATTACCGCAAGACTGGTAAAAATCTACAGCGAGTGCACCTCAAAACCCCGGAAAAGTGTGGAACGTTAG
- a CDS encoding glycosyltransferase, which produces MNENRPKTTVVLRCKNNAWVIDRMLAALFSQTYQDFELLVVDSGSTDSTLQTVEQYPHRLIEVAPEDYIPGTVLNQAISQTDTPVVLFVNADCVLATPESLGNLVAAFDDPAVMAAFGRQVVRPEADTWVRRDYEQSFPEKGEAPPWITLSLPVAGMRRSAWEQQAFYTDAWGSEDSHWGVRARERGWKIAYVPDAVAMHSHNYTLKQLYGRRFIEGEADSFIYGGGDTIPKLVGRAVMDIVRDIPVMLRAHDASGLAWVLPRRAVCQWAYYVGRQHGARRQAEGSRDVKHGQQVVLARHESIRGKG; this is translated from the coding sequence ATGAACGAAAATAGGCCCAAAACCACGGTGGTTCTCCGCTGCAAGAACAACGCGTGGGTGATCGATCGTATGCTGGCGGCACTCTTTTCGCAGACCTACCAGGACTTCGAGCTCCTTGTGGTGGACTCGGGCTCGACGGACTCGACGCTGCAGACCGTGGAGCAGTACCCCCACCGCCTGATCGAGGTCGCGCCTGAGGACTATATCCCCGGAACCGTCCTGAATCAGGCAATCTCCCAGACCGATACCCCGGTGGTCCTCTTTGTCAATGCCGACTGCGTCCTTGCCACCCCGGAGTCGCTGGGGAACTTGGTGGCGGCCTTCGATGATCCCGCGGTGATGGCGGCCTTTGGGCGTCAGGTCGTCCGCCCCGAGGCCGATACCTGGGTGCGCCGGGACTACGAGCAGAGCTTTCCCGAGAAAGGGGAGGCACCCCCTTGGATCACGCTCTCGCTGCCCGTGGCCGGGATGCGCCGGAGCGCCTGGGAGCAGCAGGCCTTCTACACCGATGCCTGGGGCTCCGAGGACTCGCACTGGGGTGTCCGGGCACGCGAGCGCGGCTGGAAGATCGCCTATGTCCCCGATGCCGTCGCCATGCACTCCCACAACTACACGCTCAAGCAGCTCTACGGGCGGCGCTTTATCGAGGGGGAGGCGGACTCCTTTATCTACGGCGGCGGCGACACCATCCCCAAGCTCGTGGGACGTGCGGTGATGGATATCGTGCGGGATATTCCTGTGATGCTCCGTGCCCATGATGCCAGTGGGCTGGCCTGGGTGCTCCCACGCCGCGCGGTCTGCCAGTGGGCCTACTATGTCGGGCGACAGCACGGGGCACGCCGGCAGGCGGAGGGAAGCCGCGATGTCAAGCACGGTCAGCAGGTTGTTCTTGCACGCCACGAGTCCATCCGGGGGAAAGGCTAG
- a CDS encoding glycosyltransferase family 4 protein — protein sequence MKKLKIGITTLGADGGKSGISRYVMAMVAEYSRMQREGLDVEFQVVCHADEAEIFVPAGLHLETILVSNDLKAASRNLLWHQSTLPLLAAKNRWDALFLPAGNRRLPWSSPCPTVGTVFDFSIKHVPGKYDRAHHTYITKVLPALARRLTRVVTLSECSKSDIVRYAQVPAERIHVIPAGADSRFRPLSRSVCMPVIQRYVAGKPYLLYVSRIEHPGKNHVRLIEAFTRFKAETQLPHQLLLAGSDWNGAEVVHQAAEASPFAKEIHFTGFLPDVDLPPLYAGADAVIFPSLWEGFGLPVLEAMQAGIPVACSNVASLPEVAGDTALLFDPLDSNAIACSMIQLMEDPARREALAQAGRERSLGFSWRRSAEETLAVLRTVAERRK from the coding sequence ATGAAGAAGCTTAAAATTGGAATCACAACCCTGGGCGCAGACGGCGGAAAATCCGGGATCAGCCGCTACGTCATGGCGATGGTTGCGGAGTACTCCCGGATGCAGCGGGAGGGGCTGGATGTGGAGTTCCAGGTGGTCTGCCACGCGGATGAAGCCGAGATCTTTGTTCCCGCGGGGCTACACCTGGAGACCATTCTTGTCTCCAACGACCTGAAGGCGGCCAGTCGAAATCTCCTCTGGCACCAGAGCACGCTCCCGCTCTTGGCCGCGAAGAACCGCTGGGATGCGCTCTTTCTTCCCGCAGGAAACCGGCGCTTGCCCTGGAGCTCTCCCTGCCCGACTGTCGGGACGGTCTTTGACTTCTCGATCAAGCATGTCCCCGGCAAGTACGATCGTGCGCACCACACCTACATCACCAAGGTCCTACCCGCCCTCGCACGGCGCCTGACCCGTGTGGTGACCCTGAGCGAGTGTAGCAAGAGCGATATTGTCCGCTACGCCCAGGTGCCTGCGGAGCGCATCCATGTCATCCCCGCGGGCGCCGACTCTCGCTTCCGGCCCCTCTCGCGAAGTGTGTGTATGCCGGTGATCCAGCGCTATGTGGCGGGGAAGCCCTACCTGCTCTATGTCTCGCGGATCGAGCACCCGGGCAAGAACCACGTACGGCTGATCGAGGCCTTCACCCGCTTCAAGGCCGAGACCCAGCTCCCGCACCAGCTCCTCCTGGCGGGCAGCGACTGGAACGGCGCCGAGGTGGTACACCAAGCGGCGGAGGCGTCCCCCTTCGCAAAAGAGATCCACTTCACTGGCTTCCTGCCCGATGTGGACCTGCCCCCGCTCTACGCCGGTGCCGATGCGGTAATCTTTCCGTCGCTGTGGGAGGGCTTTGGGCTCCCGGTCCTGGAGGCGATGCAGGCGGGGATTCCCGTGGCCTGCTCCAATGTCGCCTCTCTCCCGGAGGTGGCGGGCGATACGGCGCTGCTCTTTGATCCCCTCGATAGCAACGCGATCGCCTGTAGCATGATCCAGCTGATGGAAGACCCTGCACGGCGCGAGGCGCTGGCACAGGCAGGGCGAGAGCGCTCCCTGGGATTCTCCTGGCGGCGCTCTGCCGAGGAGACACTTGCCGTGCTGCGCACGGTGGCGGAGAGACGAAAATGA
- a CDS encoding cupin domain-containing protein, translating into MHPSDTLSQLAHSGQRFLEVFSHGSLSVEVYKPTGVDLQTPHTRDEVYVVIAGTGFFVNGETREPFGPGTFLFVPAGVVHRFEDFTDDFATWVFFYGPEGGEAQDAPPA; encoded by the coding sequence ATGCACCCCTCAGACACTCTCTCCCAGCTCGCCCACTCTGGCCAGCGCTTCTTGGAGGTCTTCTCCCACGGCTCGCTCTCGGTTGAGGTCTACAAGCCCACTGGCGTGGACTTGCAGACCCCGCACACGCGCGACGAGGTCTATGTGGTGATCGCGGGCACGGGCTTTTTTGTGAACGGCGAGACCCGCGAGCCCTTTGGCCCCGGCACGTTCCTCTTTGTCCCCGCCGGTGTTGTGCACCGCTTCGAGGACTTCACCGACGACTTTGCGACCTGGGTCTTCTTCTACGGCCCCGAGGGCGGCGAGGCGCAGGACGCGCCTCCCGCCTGA
- a CDS encoding RNA polymerase sigma factor yields the protein MAETRQVAAPPNPSLLALARAGDTHAIEQLLLPHEPTLRAVCRGMLGRREDAEDAVQETFLRALRGLESFRGEASLKTWLVKIAVHVCSARQRTSPHELPLDDSNPPTAPSPERTVVRQALLSEALATLSAPRRVALLLKAEGWTLEEIGQAQGWSVARVKVELFRARTALEKWAQKKADEEAKI from the coding sequence ATGGCAGAGACGCGGCAAGTGGCCGCCCCACCCAACCCCTCGCTTCTTGCATTGGCACGAGCGGGAGATACCCACGCGATTGAGCAGCTTCTACTGCCGCATGAGCCAACCCTACGCGCGGTCTGTCGGGGTATGCTGGGGCGGCGGGAAGACGCGGAAGACGCGGTCCAGGAGACGTTCTTGCGTGCCTTGCGTGGCTTGGAGAGCTTTCGGGGCGAGGCGAGTCTCAAGACCTGGCTGGTGAAGATCGCGGTCCATGTGTGCAGTGCACGCCAGAGGACCTCTCCCCATGAGCTCCCCTTAGACGACAGCAACCCACCCACTGCTCCCTCCCCCGAGCGCACCGTTGTCCGCCAAGCGCTTCTCTCCGAGGCACTGGCAACCCTCTCCGCCCCCCGTCGTGTCGCACTTCTGTTGAAGGCGGAGGGCTGGACACTTGAGGAGATTGGGCAGGCGCAGGGCTGGAGCGTGGCGCGGGTGAAGGTCGAGCTCTTCCGGGCACGTACCGCGCTGGAAAAATGGGCACAGAAAAAAGCAGACGAAGAGGCAAAGATATGA